The stretch of DNA CCGCGAGGAGATCGCCGAGACGCCCTACAACAAGTCCACCGAGGGCCACATCGGGCGGCTGAAGGCGAAGCTCGCGGAGAAAAAGGAGAAGCTGGAGAACCAGTCCTCCTCCGGCGGCGGCCACGGCTACGCCGTCGAGAAGACCGGCGACGCGACCGTCGCCCTCGTCGGCTTCCCCAGCGTCGGCAAGTCGACGCTGATCAACGCACTCACCAACGCCGAGAGCGAGACCGGCGAGTACGAGTTCACCACGCTCGACGTCAACCCCGGGATGCTCAAACACCGCGGCGCGAACATCCAGATCCTCGACGTGCCGGGGCTGATCGAGGGCGCCGCCAGCGGCCGCGGCGGCGGGCAGGAGGTGCTCTCCGTGGTCCGGACCGCCGATCTCGTGGTGTTCATGCTCTCGGTGTTCGAGATCGACCAGTACGAACGCCTCCGGCACGAGCTCTACCAGAACAAGATCCGGCTCGATACCGAGCCCGCGAGCGTCTCGATCACCAAGGGCCACACTGGCGGGCTGCAGGTCACCGTCAGCGACTCGGTGTCGATGGAGAAAGAGACGATCAAGGACGTGCTCCGGGAGCACGGCTACGTCAACGCCGAGGTGACGGTGCGGGGCGACCCGTCGATCGACGAACTGATCGACGCGATCATGGACAACCGCGTCTACCTGCCGTCGATCGTCTCGGTCAACAAGGCCGACCTGATCGACCAGGAGTACCTGCCGACGGTGAAGGAGAACCTCCGGGAGCACGAGATCGATCCCGAGGCGGCGATCTTCATCTCCGCCGAGGAGGAGAAGGGGCTCGACGGGCTCAAAGAGCGCATCTGGGAGGAGCTGGGCCTGATCCGGATCTACATGGACAAGCCCGGCCGCGGCGTCGACTACGAGGAGCCGCTGGTGCTGCCGCCGGGCTCGACCGTCGAGGACGCCTGTCTCGACATCGGCGGCGACGAGTTTTTGGATCGGTTCCGCTTCGGGCGGGTGAGCGGGCCGTCGGCGAAACACGACGACCAGCAGGTGGGGAAGGATCACGAGCTGGCGGACGAGGACGAACTCCGGATCATTACGCGGAAGTAGTGGGTTAGCGCACGAGGACTGAGGTGAATTACGAATCCGTGCATCGACCACCACGACCGTAATTGCGTCTCGACACATCAGTATCCGCGACAGCGACGGCGTCTCGTTGGCAACTGAAACAGCACCTCCGACAGCGACAGCAGCTCGATCGTTGGCAACTTGCGACC from Halolamina sediminis encodes:
- a CDS encoding OBG GTPase family GTP-binding protein gives rise to the protein MGLEEEIEELREEIAETPYNKSTEGHIGRLKAKLAEKKEKLENQSSSGGGHGYAVEKTGDATVALVGFPSVGKSTLINALTNAESETGEYEFTTLDVNPGMLKHRGANIQILDVPGLIEGAASGRGGGQEVLSVVRTADLVVFMLSVFEIDQYERLRHELYQNKIRLDTEPASVSITKGHTGGLQVTVSDSVSMEKETIKDVLREHGYVNAEVTVRGDPSIDELIDAIMDNRVYLPSIVSVNKADLIDQEYLPTVKENLREHEIDPEAAIFISAEEEKGLDGLKERIWEELGLIRIYMDKPGRGVDYEEPLVLPPGSTVEDACLDIGGDEFLDRFRFGRVSGPSAKHDDQQVGKDHELADEDELRIITRK